The following proteins are co-located in the Tiliqua scincoides isolate rTilSci1 chromosome 8, rTilSci1.hap2, whole genome shotgun sequence genome:
- the GEMIN4 gene encoding gem-associated protein 4 — protein sequence MAQVPPTPEPGASFCAREPGQLGRPRGPRPTHAVPRPGSSSPAMDLGPVTICGEVTLLHGGFLLAATMCHPKPLSELAKSDWPKVGKSILDALEEICTSYSVYPPQPTMWKKKAIVILWSKILLSVVSSPKTSMDQRWKDDVFFSVTHMIPEINHTILFELLKAVNMPQLFVQLLLVLPECVCQKELETFIEYVATETSPVDVSFFLDVWWEIMKQKEGQEDRLTLLFRTISHQHLSESDEMCQPQKKFKSSTQSSSSPQAASLFPILMEGLKRIKENVGPAKMKCCALANLVDSLSILVTAECEQDMLPAHVYLDKISSIVTLWDMDCENRFNQRELDEKVQEAERSMSLLSVNQLLDKSLLSDLDFLRSLLEDWSAELQCLLSAPQQICYESYRLLDSLTSLQKNLVNCTPPGTETAQSMSGLVELIADFLKKIGPKLKDRISDGTLTASVAMVIIEKRMDRHMEICPIFASEKNWAFSKDWVACLVKNKELFQKPELILKLLETLSTFNSPLESTESQEQQTTVSKIILECYTELSLPDQNKVISGVLATWGRQGLSRILKTFSEEFQDDLNVTFNQIIQSASGEGFKKAVAAVSQVVVLNPEATIKKMCSLAVANLGTHQFLAEILCSFPALSFQECQDNIDESINLVLGCLKETVWERLSSVKEKEQLLEFIVYLMQPSGASPLLSPAEVTQNLVLPFLKSDDSHVELCLQILNKVLQVSVPSDQNWIHNCHPFPLIFYLCKLLDGFTQYWHKPNDQHSYSLQTKDLVTTTLAQLCNTVLAQKDSVSPELWTQSVAWLHRKVGTLDWAVGLRLKDIYGGHFKNEVPATLFEVCQLPEDEWTSRPLPSYGAGTGLLAWMECCCISTALRDQMLVLLVVNVDNPEEVNLFSKGFLVALIQVLPWCSHSEWKSLSHVVKSLLEREILYIPYSLEYIQYLPLLNFQPFAYHLQFSVLLLRAFQFLCSSSGATWLSEETWKHVVRLYCLSLSDLLSSVKSIAHCQWNLAEDKNMTRELSFVYIQMFCHTLHVSAMLSDDGISEPLLLVALEILSQYEMLYDADESLGSTLRKANEKHFLESVAENVTNKKLRTVLLQKLSKL from the exons ATGGCGCAGGTGCCCCCAACCCCCGAGCCCGGCGCCTCCTTCTGCGCCCGGGAGCCTGGCCAGCTGGGGCGGCCGAGGGGCCCGCGTCCCACCCATGCTGTCCCCCGCCCGGGGAGCAGCTCCCCAGCCATGGACCTGG GGCCGGTGACCATCTGTGGCGAAGTGACCCTCTTGCATGGCGGATTCTTGCTAGCGGCCACAATGTGCCATCCCAAGCCATTGTCAGAGTTGGCCAAatccgactggcccaaggttgggAAGTCCATCCTCGATGCCCTGGAGGAGATTTGCACATCCTATTCTGTTTACCCACCTCAGCCCACCATGTGGAAGAAGAAAGCCATTGTGATCCTCTGGTCCAAAATCCTCCTCTCGGTTGTCTCGTCACCCAAGACCTCCATGGACCAGAGGTGGAAGGATGATGTCTTCTTTTCAGTAACCCACATGATCCCAGAGATCAACCACACTATTCTTTTTGAGTTGCTCAAGGCGGTAAACATGCCCCAGCTTTTCGTGCAGCTGCTGTTGGTGTTACCAGAGTGTGTCTGCCAGAAGGAGCTGGAGACCTTCATAGAGTACGTAGCTACAGAGACATCACCGGTAGACGTGTCATTCTTCCTGGATGTCTGGTGGGAAATCATGAAACAAAAGGAGGGCCAAGAAGACAGGCTGACCTTGTTGTTCCGTACTATATCCCACCAGCATCTCTCTGAGTCAGATGAAATGTGTCAGCCTCAGAAGAAGTTCAAGAGTAGTACCCAGTCTTCGAGTTCTCCCCAGGCTGCCAGTCTCTTCCCAATCTTGATGGAGGGCCTGAAACGGATCAAAGAAAATGTTGGCCCTGCTAAGATGAAGTGCTGTGCTCTCGCCAACCTGGTGGACTCATTGTCCATTCTGGTCACCGCAGAATGTGAGCAGGACATGCTTCCCGCTCATGTGTACTTAGACAAGATCTCCTCCATTGTGACTCTCTGGGACATGGATTGTGAGAACCGATTCAACCAGAGAGAACTGGACGAGAAGGTGCAGGAGGCGGAGAGGAGCATGAGCTTGCTCAGTGTGAACCAGCTGCTTGACAAGTCGTTGCTTTCCGATTTGGACTTCCTTCGTTCCTTGTTGGAGGATTGGTCAGCAGAGCTACAGTGCCTGCTCAGTGCCCCTCAACAGATCTGCTATGAAAGCTACCGGCTCCTGGACAGCCTGACCTCCTTGCAGAAGAACTTGGTGAACTGCACACCGCCGGGCACAGAGACGGCACAGTCAATGTCAGGACTGGTAGAGCTCATTGCGGATTTCTTGAAGAAGATCGGCCCCAAGTTGAAGGACAGGATCTCCGATGGCACTCTGACAGCTTCAGTAGCCATGGTGATTATTGAGAAGAGGATGGACCGGCACATGGAGATTTGTCCCATTTTTGCTTCGGAGAAAaactgggctttcagcaaagacTGGGTGGCTTGCCTTGTCAAGAACAAAGAACTGTTCCAGAAGCCAGAGCTGATCCTGAAGCTGCTGGAGACGCTGTCCACTTTTAACAGCCCTCTTGAGTCCACTGAAAGCCAGGAGCAGCAAACAACGGTGTCCAAAATCATCCTTGAGTGTTACACGGAGCTCTCCTTGCCAGATCAGAACAAAGTGATTTCGGGTGTCCTGGCTACCTGGGGCAGGCAGGGCCTTTCCAGGATCTTGAAGACCTTCTCGGAAGAGTTTCAAGATGATCTCAACGTGACATTCAACCAGATCATCCAGAGTGCCTCTGGAGAAGGCTTTAAGAAGGCCGTGGCCGCTGTGTCCCAGGTCGTGGTGCTCAACCCAGAGGCAACGATAAAAAAAATGTGCAGCTTAGCAGTGGCCAACTTGGGGACACACCAGTTCCTAGCAGAGATTCTGTGTTCCTTCCCAGCTCTCAGTTTTCAGGAATGTCAGGATAATATAGATGAGTCCATCAACTTGGTGCTGGGGTGCTTGAAAGAAACAGTCTGGGAGAGGCTGTCCTCTGTCAAGGAAAAGGAGCAGCTGTTGGAGTTCATAGTTTATCTCATGCAACCAAGTGGAGCCAGCCCCCTGCTTTCCCCAGCAGAGGTGACTCAGAACCTTGTCCTTCCTTTCCTGAAATCAGATGACTCCCATGTAGAGCTGTGTTTGCAAATCCTCAACAAGGTGTTGCAGGTGTCTGTGCCTTCCGACCAGAACTGGATTCACAATTGCCACCCATTCCCCCTCATCTTCTACCTCTGCAAGCTCCTTGACGGGTTCACACAGTATTGGCACAAGCCCAATGATCAACACAGCTATTCACTACAGACCAAAGACTTGGTGACCACTACCCTGGCTCAGCTCTGCAACACTGTGTTAGCCCAGAAGGATTCCGTGTCACCAGAGTTGTGGACCCAGTCGGTGGCTTGGCTGCACAGGAAGGTGGGGACCTTGGATTGGGCAGTTGGGCTGCGCTTGAAGGACATATACGGAGGGCACTTCAAAAATGAAGTCCCGGCAACACTTTTTGAGGTCTGCCAGCTTCCAGAGGATGAATGGACATCTCGTCCGCTCCCATCTTATGGGGCAGGGACTGGTCTTCTGGCGTGGATGGAATGCTGTTGCATCTCCACAGCCTTGAGGGACCAGATGCTTGTGCTTCTAGTGGTGAATGTGGACAACCCTGAAGAAGTCAATCTCTTCAGCAAAGGCTTTTTGGTGGCTCTTATCCAGGTCCTTCCATGGTGTAGCCATAGCGAATGGAAAAGTCTTTCTCATGTGGTCAAAAGTCTCTTGGAAAGAGAGATCCTCTACATACCTTACTCCTTGGAATACATCCAGTACTTGCCCTTGCTCAACTTCCAACCTTTTGCCTACCACCTCCAGTTCTCAGTTCTTCTGCTGAGGGCCTTCCAGTTCCTGTGCAGTTCCAGTGGTGCCACGTGGCTCTCAGAGGAGACCTGGAAACACGTGGTGAGGCTGTATTGCCTCAGCTTGTCTGATTTGCTGAGTTCTGTCAAGAGCATTGCCCACTGCCAGTGGAATCTAGCTGAGGACAAGAACATGACAAGGGAACTCTCTTTTGTGTACATTCAGATGTTCTGCCACACCCTCCACGTGTCGGCCATGTTGTCAGACGACGGAATCAGCGAGCCCCTCCTGCTTGTCGCGTTGGAGATTCTTTCCCAGTACGAGATGCTTTACGATGCCGACGAGTCACTGGGGAGCACCCTCAGGAAAGCCAACGAGAAACACTTCCTGGAGTCGGTCGCGGAGAACGTCACCAACAAGAAGTTGCGCACTGTGCTCTTGCAGAAGCTCAGCAAGCTGTGA